In Streptomyces sp. SID8374, one genomic interval encodes:
- a CDS encoding helix-turn-helix domain-containing protein, which yields MDRLENARKLGLHIYSQLDRRQQREASLSALVDIARELSAPYDLKTLLKVTTRRARMLLGADISYITLLTSEKGTARVEASDGHVSSFHVGMQIPHGAGSSDVLTTSAPFWSADYLSDARFPHHERLDEMVRAEELRGIMAVPLSHGSGPFGVLHVADREPRHFSADEVSLMSSLGDLAGAVIEKAWLMDRTTAEVEMLQRRTEEAEAGYRQWQEVGDIHEFLMSQVLSGCDLQSLADEAADGLGGVLTVCAGDGTVLASTAGAQPDEDLMISRAMMDAHAAGKAVRVKNTVWAAPVMMGDENLGAVLLRTERPLWESGVRLLGLVAQATAVLLLMQNRHGIVMESQARDGFLDDLVNRTRSTRELDRRARKLGVALEESYVIVVASPVGDARRKAMIWASSYAHRNDGLKSEQSGRVVFLLPGTDAAEVAREVHNDLSPLLRHLVTVSAAGPVSGAGPIHRSYLEALRCLEVMSALGLSGRSAAASELGFLGLLVSDDHDVDGFIDSVIGPVARYDDQRLTQLTDTLEAFFNACGSPTHAAKKLHVHPNTVARRLERVNELLGEGWQHPDRALEVQLALKLRRMRSALMGRELHAGSARPGGDVE from the coding sequence TTGGACCGATTGGAAAACGCGCGGAAACTTGGGCTGCACATCTATTCCCAGCTCGACCGCCGGCAGCAGCGCGAGGCCAGTCTGTCGGCGCTGGTGGACATCGCCCGTGAGCTGTCCGCCCCTTACGACCTCAAGACCCTGCTCAAGGTGACCACCCGCCGGGCCCGGATGCTGCTCGGCGCGGACATCTCGTACATCACGCTGCTCACCTCGGAGAAGGGCACGGCCCGGGTCGAGGCCAGTGACGGCCATGTGTCGTCGTTCCATGTGGGGATGCAGATCCCGCACGGAGCCGGGAGCAGCGACGTCCTCACCACCTCCGCCCCCTTCTGGAGCGCGGACTACCTCAGCGACGCCCGCTTCCCCCACCACGAGCGCCTCGACGAGATGGTGCGGGCCGAGGAGCTGCGCGGCATCATGGCGGTCCCCCTGAGCCACGGCAGCGGGCCGTTCGGGGTGCTGCACGTCGCCGACCGGGAGCCGCGCCACTTCTCCGCGGACGAGGTGTCCCTGATGAGTTCGCTGGGCGATCTCGCGGGTGCCGTCATCGAGAAGGCGTGGCTGATGGACCGGACCACCGCCGAGGTGGAGATGCTCCAGCGGCGCACCGAGGAGGCGGAGGCCGGCTACCGGCAGTGGCAGGAGGTCGGCGACATCCACGAGTTCCTGATGTCGCAGGTGCTCTCCGGGTGCGACCTCCAGAGCCTGGCGGACGAGGCGGCCGACGGGCTCGGCGGGGTGCTGACCGTCTGCGCGGGCGACGGCACCGTACTGGCCAGCACCGCCGGGGCGCAGCCCGACGAGGACCTGATGATCTCCCGGGCGATGATGGACGCCCACGCCGCGGGCAAGGCGGTCCGGGTGAAGAACACGGTGTGGGCGGCGCCGGTGATGATGGGTGACGAGAACCTGGGCGCGGTGCTGCTGCGCACCGAGCGCCCGCTGTGGGAGTCCGGGGTCCGGCTGCTGGGCCTGGTGGCGCAGGCCACCGCCGTACTGCTGCTCATGCAGAACCGCCACGGCATCGTGATGGAGAGCCAGGCCCGCGACGGCTTCCTGGACGACCTCGTCAACCGCACCCGCTCCACCCGGGAGCTGGACCGGCGGGCCCGGAAGCTGGGCGTCGCGCTGGAGGAGTCGTACGTCATCGTGGTCGCCAGCCCGGTCGGCGACGCCCGGCGCAAGGCGATGATCTGGGCCTCCTCCTACGCGCACCGCAACGACGGGCTGAAGTCGGAGCAGTCGGGCCGGGTGGTCTTCCTGCTGCCCGGCACCGACGCGGCCGAGGTCGCCCGCGAGGTGCACAACGACCTCTCGCCGCTGCTCAGGCATCTGGTGACGGTCAGCGCCGCCGGGCCGGTCTCCGGCGCGGGCCCGATCCACCGCAGCTATCTGGAGGCGCTGCGCTGTCTGGAGGTGATGTCCGCCCTGGGCCTCTCCGGCCGTTCGGCCGCCGCCTCCGAGCTGGGCTTCCTCGGGCTGCTCGTCTCCGACGACCACGATGTCGACGGGTTCATCGACTCGGTGATCGGCCCGGTGGCCCGCTACGACGACCAGCGGCTCACCCAGCTCACCGACACCCTGGAGGCCTTCTTCAACGCCTGCGGCTCCCCCACCCACGCCGCGAAGAAGCTTCATGTGCACCCCAACACGGTCGCCCGCCGCCTGGAGCGCGTCAACGAGCTGCTGGGCGAGGGATGGCAGCACCCCGACCGCGCGCTGGAAGTACAACTCGCCCTGAAACTCCGCCGGATGAGGTCCGCCCTGATGGGGCGGGAACTGCACGCCGGCAGCGCCCGCCCCGGCGGGGACGTGGAGTGA
- a CDS encoding LuxR family transcriptional regulator: MLYGRTTEQERLAKLVAGARAGCSGALLVRGEAGIGKTALLDWLAETETRADADSGTDGTDGRGLRILRVTGVEPEADLAFGGLVQLLWPVQDRLSALPEPQAAALRAVLGTGGEQRGPDRFLTGLAVLTVLADLAEDGPLLCLVDDAQWLDQATAEALLFAARRLAAEGVAIVLAGRDDGFTAPGIPELQLSRLNFEDSSRLLADRGRAPALRSQIITESAGNPLALIEFDAARRDRPHQHAPLPVADRVFSAFRSQIGKLPERTRLMMLIAAAEGRGDLPLLLRASELLGVGIGDLEEAERTGLMYVMDGTVTFRHPLIASATYQGSVLARRIAVHRALAEAAADPDCRARHLLAVATGPDPEVAQELAAAAGRARGRTAYAAASGLYGHAARITTDHHQRASWLADAAALALAAGHAAQADRLAQEADELTDDPAVGAQVASVRAAVVFELGDQSEAAHGLLARVGDAATPETAGLLRTAAAYGWLAGDADAVRAAAGRLAAGGCADALVEGLDRLCEDDAEHGLPLLARFLAGRLDGPDTRDADEQAVRMLALTCGMILGDDEAALDLASAEVRWCRSQALIGELPYALDVLAQNQVLAGRHRDAEAAVTEAEEIARDTGMRQRLVRLGAVHARIAAIKGDAQRVRELADATPAALRTGVDCARVLLDLGLGDFDAALTRLDPPPPGPDRYTWLSLSTAADQVEAAVRLGRPERAEEALRHFENWAQAGTGAAAAPWAQAVVLRCRALLSDRPEEFTRALHLHEKGGRPFERARTELLYGEWLRRARRRNEARGVLRSALATFERLQAEPWMRRAGAELQAAGEHLVTARMLADNLIDRLTPQELQVVRLAKDGSSSREIAAQLFLSPRTVEHHLYKAYPKLGVGSRQELVLLDLT, encoded by the coding sequence GTGCTGTACGGGCGAACCACCGAACAGGAGCGGCTGGCGAAGCTGGTGGCCGGGGCCCGTGCCGGGTGCAGCGGGGCTCTCCTGGTGCGCGGCGAGGCGGGCATCGGCAAGACGGCACTGCTGGACTGGCTCGCCGAGACCGAGACCCGGGCCGACGCGGACAGCGGGACCGACGGCACCGACGGCCGCGGGCTGCGCATCTTACGGGTCACCGGCGTGGAGCCGGAAGCGGATCTGGCCTTCGGCGGCCTCGTCCAGCTGCTGTGGCCGGTGCAGGACCGGCTGAGCGCCCTGCCCGAGCCGCAGGCCGCGGCGTTACGGGCGGTCCTCGGCACCGGCGGTGAGCAGCGGGGACCCGACCGCTTCCTCACCGGGCTCGCCGTCCTCACCGTCCTGGCCGATCTCGCCGAGGACGGTCCTCTTCTCTGTCTGGTCGACGACGCCCAGTGGCTGGACCAGGCCACCGCCGAGGCCCTGCTGTTCGCCGCGCGACGGCTCGCCGCCGAGGGCGTGGCAATCGTGCTGGCCGGCCGGGACGACGGCTTCACCGCCCCCGGCATCCCCGAACTCCAGCTCTCCCGGCTGAACTTCGAGGACTCCTCACGGCTGCTGGCCGACCGGGGCCGCGCCCCCGCCCTGCGCTCCCAGATCATCACCGAGTCCGCGGGGAACCCGCTGGCCCTCATCGAGTTCGACGCCGCACGGCGGGACCGGCCGCACCAGCACGCCCCCCTGCCGGTCGCGGACCGCGTGTTCTCGGCCTTTCGGTCACAGATCGGCAAACTGCCCGAGCGCACCCGGCTGATGATGCTCATCGCGGCCGCCGAGGGGCGGGGCGATCTGCCGCTGCTGCTGCGGGCCTCGGAGCTGCTGGGGGTGGGCATCGGCGATCTGGAGGAGGCCGAGCGGACGGGCCTGATGTACGTCATGGACGGCACCGTCACCTTCCGGCATCCGCTGATCGCCTCGGCGACGTACCAGGGGTCGGTGCTCGCCCGCCGGATCGCGGTGCACCGGGCGCTGGCCGAGGCCGCCGCGGACCCCGACTGCCGCGCCCGCCATCTGCTGGCCGTGGCCACCGGACCCGACCCGGAGGTGGCCCAGGAGCTGGCCGCCGCCGCCGGACGCGCCCGGGGCCGTACGGCGTACGCGGCCGCCTCCGGTCTCTACGGCCACGCCGCCCGGATCACCACCGACCACCACCAGCGCGCTTCCTGGCTGGCCGACGCGGCGGCCTTGGCCCTCGCCGCCGGTCATGCCGCCCAGGCGGACCGGCTCGCCCAGGAGGCCGACGAGCTGACGGACGACCCGGCCGTCGGGGCCCAGGTCGCCTCGGTGCGCGCGGCCGTCGTCTTCGAGCTGGGCGACCAGAGCGAGGCGGCCCACGGACTGCTGGCCCGCGTCGGGGACGCGGCCACTCCGGAGACGGCCGGCCTGCTCCGTACGGCCGCTGCCTACGGCTGGCTGGCCGGAGACGCGGACGCGGTGCGCGCGGCGGCGGGGCGGCTCGCGGCGGGCGGGTGCGCCGATGCGCTGGTCGAGGGGCTGGACCGGCTCTGCGAGGACGACGCCGAGCACGGGCTGCCGCTCCTCGCCCGGTTCCTGGCCGGACGCCTCGACGGACCCGACACCCGCGACGCCGACGAGCAGGCCGTCCGGATGCTGGCGCTGACCTGCGGCATGATCCTCGGCGACGACGAGGCGGCCCTCGACCTGGCCTCGGCGGAGGTGCGCTGGTGCCGGTCCCAGGCCCTCATCGGTGAACTCCCGTACGCCCTCGACGTCCTGGCGCAGAACCAGGTCCTGGCCGGACGCCACCGGGACGCCGAGGCGGCGGTGACGGAGGCGGAGGAGATCGCCCGGGACACCGGGATGCGCCAGCGCCTGGTCCGGCTCGGCGCGGTCCACGCACGGATCGCCGCCATCAAGGGCGACGCACAGCGCGTACGGGAACTGGCCGACGCCACACCCGCCGCGCTGCGCACCGGAGTCGACTGCGCACGCGTCCTCCTCGACCTGGGCCTCGGCGACTTCGACGCGGCCCTCACCCGGCTGGACCCGCCGCCGCCCGGCCCCGACCGCTACACCTGGCTCTCCCTCTCCACCGCCGCCGACCAGGTCGAGGCCGCCGTCCGGCTCGGCAGGCCGGAGCGCGCTGAGGAGGCCCTGCGCCACTTCGAGAACTGGGCCCAGGCCGGAACAGGCGCGGCCGCCGCTCCCTGGGCGCAGGCGGTGGTCCTCAGATGCCGGGCGCTCCTCAGCGACCGCCCGGAGGAGTTCACGAGGGCGCTGCACCTGCACGAGAAGGGCGGCCGCCCCTTCGAACGCGCCCGGACCGAGCTGCTGTACGGGGAGTGGCTGCGGCGGGCCCGGCGGCGCAACGAGGCCCGTGGCGTGCTGCGTTCCGCGCTGGCCACCTTCGAACGGCTCCAGGCGGAGCCGTGGATGCGGCGGGCCGGGGCCGAACTCCAGGCGGCCGGGGAGCACTTGGTGACGGCCCGGATGCTGGCCGACAACCTGATCGACCGGCTGACCCCGCAGGAGCTCCAGGTGGTGCGGCTCGCCAAGGACGGCAGCAGCAGCCGGGAGATCGCCGCGCAGCTCTTCCTCAGCCCGCGCACGGTGGAGCACCACCTCTACAAGGCGTACCCGAAGCTCGGGGTGGGCTCGCGGCAGGAACTCGTCCTCCTCGACCTGACCTGA
- a CDS encoding alkene reductase gives MDELFTPLRVGKMTLPNRLVMAPMTRSRSADRSVNALTAEYYAQRAGAGLIITEGTQPSVIGQGYIDTPGLHSPEQAEAWRGVTDAVHAAGGRIFVQLMHSGRVGHPSLYPDGALPVAPSAIATGGQMYTPDGMVDHPVPREMTLEDIARTVEDFVSAAKHAVDAGFDGVELHGANGYLIQQFLADGSNHRTDVYGGSVENRVRFADEVARAVSDAIGPERVGIRISPGSTSEGVSESDPAELYRTLIRTLAPYNLAYVHIMEFGHRAVTELIRAEWPGTLILNPHKTGTEASVTPEAAQEVLQDDLADAVSLASLWLANPDLPRRIRAGGPYNSPDPSTFYGGDHKGYTDYPTL, from the coding sequence ATGGACGAGCTGTTCACGCCGCTGCGAGTGGGCAAGATGACCCTGCCGAACCGCCTGGTGATGGCCCCGATGACCCGCAGCCGCTCCGCAGACCGCTCCGTCAACGCGCTCACCGCCGAGTACTACGCCCAGCGCGCCGGGGCCGGGCTGATCATCACCGAGGGCACCCAGCCGAGCGTGATCGGCCAGGGCTACATCGACACCCCCGGTCTGCACTCCCCGGAGCAGGCCGAGGCGTGGCGGGGCGTGACCGACGCGGTGCACGCCGCCGGCGGCCGGATCTTCGTCCAGCTCATGCACTCCGGCCGGGTCGGCCACCCCAGCCTCTACCCGGACGGCGCTCTTCCGGTCGCGCCCTCGGCCATCGCCACCGGCGGGCAGATGTACACCCCCGACGGCATGGTGGACCACCCGGTGCCGCGTGAGATGACCCTGGAGGACATCGCGCGGACCGTGGAGGACTTCGTCTCCGCCGCCAAGCACGCGGTGGACGCCGGGTTCGACGGGGTGGAGCTGCACGGGGCCAACGGCTATCTGATCCAGCAGTTCCTCGCCGACGGCTCCAACCACCGCACCGACGTCTACGGCGGCTCGGTGGAGAACCGGGTCCGGTTCGCCGACGAGGTCGCGCGGGCCGTCAGCGACGCGATCGGCCCCGAGCGCGTCGGCATCCGCATCTCGCCCGGCTCCACCAGCGAGGGTGTCAGCGAGAGCGACCCGGCCGAGCTGTACCGCACGCTGATCCGCACCCTGGCCCCGTACAACCTGGCCTACGTCCACATCATGGAGTTCGGCCACCGCGCGGTCACCGAGCTGATCCGGGCCGAGTGGCCGGGCACGCTCATCCTCAACCCGCACAAGACGGGCACGGAGGCCTCGGTGACCCCCGAGGCGGCGCAGGAGGTCCTCCAGGACGACCTCGCCGACGCGGTCTCCCTCGCCTCGCTCTGGCTCGCCAACCCCGACCTGCCCCGCCGCATCCGGGCCGGCGGCCCGTACAACTCGCCGGACCCGTCCACCTTCTACGGCGGCGACCACAAGGGCTACACCGACTACCCGACGCTCTGA
- a CDS encoding MFS transporter — protein sequence MSESLAGPGTARPADADPPGPDTPRIPTYWLGLMAGPLSFGIAGPALVLDDIARDLSTTTGTVTWGVTAFGWGIAVGTPLMTGLLRHRGARAALSACGALVLLGALLVLTVPALPAVIIGCALQALGTAGLTSIAMSLTNSARSMGFVTASLAVVGSTAPLVGSLVNDALNWQATLALPALSLIALLVIIGRVSTRPTSTAVFDGLGAVLLTAVVTALVFVPHYPPVAGVLSVLTIAALVWHLRRRPQGFVPAVVVRSPVFLISSVLAFLLAAVNFGLMFAVPDALSDHTPWSSGKIGVAMVWPLLLGGALSWVVVALSAKVGRQPVIITLVALSAAGVVLASVSTVAILLLLAQALASIAAASGQGVFAVHSTKAVPDEERPAAIGLFNLCYLLGAAFGPAIVSLL from the coding sequence ATGAGTGAATCCCTCGCGGGCCCGGGCACCGCGCGCCCCGCCGACGCGGACCCGCCCGGACCCGACACCCCGCGCATCCCCACCTACTGGCTGGGGCTGATGGCCGGACCGCTCTCGTTCGGCATCGCCGGGCCCGCGCTGGTCCTGGACGACATCGCCCGCGACCTGTCCACCACCACCGGAACCGTCACCTGGGGCGTCACCGCCTTCGGCTGGGGCATCGCGGTGGGCACCCCCCTGATGACCGGGCTGCTGCGGCACCGCGGCGCCCGGGCCGCGCTCAGCGCCTGCGGGGCGCTGGTCCTGCTCGGCGCGCTCCTGGTGCTGACCGTCCCGGCGCTGCCCGCCGTCATCATCGGCTGCGCGCTCCAGGCGCTCGGCACCGCGGGCCTCACCTCCATCGCGATGAGCCTGACGAACTCGGCCCGCTCCATGGGCTTCGTCACGGCCTCCCTCGCGGTGGTCGGCTCCACCGCGCCGCTGGTCGGCTCGCTGGTCAACGACGCGCTCAACTGGCAGGCGACGCTCGCCCTGCCCGCGCTCAGCCTGATCGCGCTGCTCGTCATCATCGGGCGGGTCTCCACCCGGCCCACCTCGACCGCCGTCTTCGACGGGCTCGGCGCGGTGCTGCTCACCGCCGTGGTCACGGCCCTGGTCTTCGTGCCGCACTACCCGCCGGTCGCCGGGGTCCTCTCCGTCCTCACGATCGCGGCCCTGGTGTGGCATCTGCGGCGCAGGCCGCAGGGGTTCGTCCCGGCGGTGGTGGTCCGCAGCCCCGTCTTCCTGATCTCCTCGGTGCTGGCGTTCCTGCTGGCGGCGGTCAACTTCGGGCTGATGTTCGCGGTGCCGGACGCGCTGTCGGACCACACCCCGTGGTCGAGCGGGAAGATCGGCGTGGCGATGGTGTGGCCGCTGCTGCTGGGCGGTGCGCTCTCCTGGGTGGTGGTCGCCCTGTCGGCGAAGGTGGGCCGCCAGCCGGTGATCATCACCCTGGTCGCCCTGAGCGCCGCCGGGGTGGTGCTGGCCTCGGTGAGCACCGTCGCGATCCTGCTGCTGCTCGCGCAGGCCCTCGCCTCGATCGCGGCCGCCTCCGGCCAGGGCGTCTTCGCGGTGCACTCCACGAAGGCGGTGCCCGACGAGGAACGCCCGGCGGCGATCGGGCTGTTCAACCTCTGCTACCTGCTCGGCGCGGCCTTCGGGCCGGCGATCGTCTCGCTGCTGTAG
- a CDS encoding arylamine N-acetyltransferase gives MYATGLPVDVDRSPEWGADRLDLDAYLLRIGYEGARDDSLKTLQQLHRAHMSTICFENVDIAVGRTVSLDMAELERKLVRSGRGGYCYENNLLFAAVLDRFGFPVIRMLSRIREGDTRRRFRSHTSLLVRAADEPETVWLADPGYGYAGLIEPIPLREGARSTVAGWAWELGVDDDHWILRSRTREGGWTDLYAFRPERQYEVDYQAAHYVSSTRPGSPFVNRLVAQRGSETVRHRLRNDVLVTDHPDGRTERAVLGPEEVVAALREKFGLTLTDEDVSLLLGFLRRGDDGPAS, from the coding sequence ATGTACGCCACCGGGCTGCCCGTCGACGTCGACCGCTCGCCCGAGTGGGGAGCGGACCGACTCGACCTCGACGCCTACCTGCTGCGGATCGGCTACGAAGGCGCCCGGGACGACTCGCTGAAGACCCTTCAGCAGCTGCACCGGGCGCACATGAGCACCATCTGTTTCGAGAACGTCGACATCGCGGTGGGCCGCACGGTCTCCCTCGACATGGCGGAGCTGGAGCGGAAACTGGTCCGCTCCGGCCGCGGCGGCTACTGCTACGAGAACAACCTGCTGTTCGCCGCCGTACTCGACCGCTTCGGCTTCCCCGTGATCCGGATGCTCTCGCGCATCCGGGAGGGCGACACCAGGCGCCGCTTCCGCTCGCACACCTCCCTGCTGGTCAGGGCGGCGGACGAGCCGGAGACGGTGTGGCTGGCCGACCCCGGCTACGGCTACGCCGGGCTCATCGAACCGATCCCGCTGCGCGAGGGCGCCCGGTCCACCGTGGCGGGCTGGGCCTGGGAGCTGGGCGTCGACGACGACCACTGGATCCTGCGCTCCCGGACCCGGGAGGGCGGCTGGACGGACCTGTACGCCTTCCGGCCGGAGCGCCAGTACGAGGTCGACTACCAGGCGGCCCACTACGTCAGCTCCACCCGGCCCGGCTCCCCGTTCGTCAACCGGCTGGTGGCGCAGCGGGGTTCGGAGACCGTACGGCACCGGCTGCGCAACGACGTCCTGGTCACCGACCACCCCGACGGCCGCACCGAACGCGCGGTGCTCGGCCCGGAGGAGGTGGTGGCCGCGCTGCGGGAGAAGTTCGGCCTCACGCTGACCGACGAGGACGTCTCGCTGCTCCTGGGCTTCCTGCGCCGGGGGGACGACGGCCCCGCCTCGTAA
- the asnB gene encoding asparagine synthase (glutamine-hydrolyzing), producing the protein MCGLAGWVGYDRDLSQLGATAEAMTATMACRGPDDDGVWTAPHVALGHCRLSVIDLEGGRQPMHVTAPDDGLPTVVYTGEVYNFLELKEELSGLGHEFRTSSDTEVVLHAYLRWGEDFARRLNGMYALAIWDPRTEELLLVRDRMGVKPLFYYPTRDGVLFGSEAKAILAHPEAEAVVDREGLAEIFAIINTPGHAVFKGMHEVVPGTVVRFTKDGHTARTYWELTAQPHGDDLDTTIAQVRELLDDIVRRQLIADVPVGTLLSGGLDSSALTALAAKAFRDQGRAERVKAFSIDFKGNDEAFAGNGIWQDPDTPYAVEVAEHCGAEHIVVELENADVLDKSIRARVLRCQDLPISTGDMEHSLLHLCTALKRQVTVALSGETADELFGGYNWFFDKEAVDGDTFPWYDAWRRLGGLDTMKEIGLWDRLGLEEYVKTRYAEALAEVPRLPGESAREERMRELTYLNISRWENFLLDRKDRISMAASLEVRVPFTDHRLVEYVFNVPWEMKNFDGREKSLLRAAVADVLPESVLTRKKSPYPSTQDLEYVRALRDQVAALLHEGSPVLELVPAEGIQRLLDKPLESYAGLGGLWGTRAVMERLVEFNTWVTEYGVRVEA; encoded by the coding sequence ATGTGTGGACTCGCAGGCTGGGTCGGCTACGACCGCGACCTCTCCCAACTGGGCGCCACGGCCGAGGCGATGACCGCGACGATGGCGTGCCGGGGCCCGGACGACGACGGGGTGTGGACGGCACCCCATGTGGCGCTCGGCCACTGCCGGCTCTCGGTCATCGACCTGGAGGGCGGCCGGCAGCCGATGCACGTCACCGCGCCCGACGACGGCCTGCCGACCGTCGTCTACACCGGCGAGGTCTACAACTTCCTTGAGCTGAAAGAGGAGTTGAGCGGGCTCGGCCATGAGTTCCGCACCTCCAGCGACACCGAGGTGGTGCTGCACGCCTACCTCCGGTGGGGCGAGGACTTCGCCCGGCGGCTCAACGGGATGTACGCGCTGGCCATCTGGGACCCGCGCACCGAGGAACTCCTGCTGGTCCGGGACCGGATGGGCGTGAAGCCGCTCTTCTACTACCCGACCCGCGACGGGGTCCTCTTCGGCTCCGAGGCGAAGGCGATCCTGGCCCACCCGGAGGCCGAGGCGGTCGTGGACCGCGAGGGCCTGGCGGAGATCTTCGCCATCATCAACACCCCCGGGCACGCCGTCTTCAAGGGCATGCACGAGGTGGTCCCCGGCACGGTCGTCCGCTTCACCAAGGACGGCCACACCGCCCGCACCTACTGGGAGTTGACCGCGCAGCCGCACGGCGACGACCTCGACACCACCATCGCCCAGGTCCGCGAACTCCTGGACGACATCGTCCGGCGCCAGCTCATCGCGGACGTGCCCGTGGGCACCCTGCTCTCCGGCGGACTGGACTCCAGCGCCCTGACCGCGCTGGCCGCCAAGGCCTTCCGGGACCAGGGGCGCGCCGAGCGCGTCAAGGCGTTCTCCATCGACTTCAAGGGCAACGACGAGGCCTTCGCCGGCAACGGGATCTGGCAGGACCCCGACACCCCGTACGCCGTCGAGGTCGCCGAGCACTGCGGCGCCGAGCACATCGTCGTGGAGCTGGAGAACGCCGACGTCCTGGACAAGTCCATCCGCGCCCGCGTGCTGCGCTGCCAGGACCTCCCCATCTCCACCGGCGACATGGAGCACTCGCTGCTCCACCTGTGCACCGCGCTCAAGCGCCAGGTGACCGTCGCCCTCTCCGGGGAGACCGCCGACGAACTCTTCGGCGGCTACAACTGGTTCTTCGACAAGGAGGCCGTCGACGGGGACACCTTCCCCTGGTACGACGCCTGGCGGCGGCTCGGCGGTCTGGACACCATGAAGGAGATCGGGCTGTGGGACCGGCTCGGTCTGGAGGAGTACGTCAAGACGCGGTACGCCGAGGCGCTGGCGGAGGTCCCCCGGCTGCCGGGCGAGTCCGCCCGTGAGGAGCGGATGCGGGAGCTGACGTACCTCAACATCTCCCGCTGGGAGAACTTCCTGCTGGACCGGAAGGACCGGATCAGCATGGCGGCCAGCCTGGAGGTCCGGGTCCCGTTCACCGACCACCGGCTCGTCGAGTACGTCTTCAACGTTCCGTGGGAGATGAAGAACTTCGACGGGCGCGAGAAGAGCCTGCTGCGCGCGGCCGTCGCAGACGTGCTCCCCGAGTCGGTGCTGACCCGCAAGAAGAGCCCGTACCCCTCCACCCAGGACCTGGAGTACGTCCGGGCCCTGCGCGACCAGGTCGCCGCCCTGCTCCACGAGGGCTCCCCCGTGCTCGAACTGGTCCCGGCCGAGGGCATCCAGCGGCTGCTGGACAAGCCGCTGGAGTCGTACGCCGGGCTCGGCGGGCTCTGGGGCACCCGCGCGGTGATGGAGCGGCTGGTCGAGTTCAACACCTGGGTCACCGAGTACGGGGTCCGGGTCGAGGCGTGA